The following are encoded in a window of Fretibacter rubidus genomic DNA:
- a CDS encoding alpha/beta fold hydrolase, with protein MSDFHPNLPRIFFSKIGNQKLRTAIWSGADKGFGKRTPLLFFNGIGANLEIAQTFADTFTGRDIITFDMPGVGGSPDPTFLYRPWWVAKAAKQILIDNGYDKVDVLGVSWGGGAAQQFAWQNKDMTHRLILCATTTGVTMVPGNPKALSKMMSPKRYIDRDFLAKNFETLYGDAASEGVGEFSINMMPPSVKGYLFQLGAMVGWSSLPFIRRIRAKTLVIMGDKDHIVPVVNGRFLHMMLKRSRLKIIHGAGHLFLLTRRQETIDMIRDFFGEPEVHVDVEPVLLPSVKETYVGWHH; from the coding sequence ATGAGTGATTTTCACCCCAATCTGCCACGTATCTTTTTTTCAAAGATTGGTAATCAAAAACTTCGGACAGCGATTTGGAGCGGAGCCGATAAAGGGTTTGGTAAACGCACACCACTTTTATTTTTCAACGGCATTGGCGCAAACCTTGAAATAGCGCAAACCTTTGCCGACACCTTTACGGGTCGCGATATCATCACCTTTGATATGCCTGGCGTGGGCGGCTCGCCTGATCCAACATTTTTATATCGTCCGTGGTGGGTTGCCAAAGCGGCCAAACAAATCCTGATTGACAATGGCTATGACAAAGTTGATGTCTTGGGCGTGTCATGGGGCGGGGGCGCGGCACAGCAATTTGCCTGGCAAAATAAAGACATGACCCACCGCCTGATTTTATGTGCGACAACAACGGGCGTCACTATGGTGCCAGGTAATCCCAAAGCGCTGTCAAAGATGATGTCGCCTAAACGCTATATTGACCGTGATTTTCTGGCCAAGAACTTTGAGACATTATACGGCGATGCCGCCAGCGAAGGTGTAGGCGAGTTTTCGATTAATATGATGCCGCCCTCTGTGAAAGGTTATCTATTTCAATTAGGCGCAATGGTCGGTTGGTCATCGCTGCCGTTTATTCGGCGCATTCGAGCCAAGACATTGGTGATAATGGGTGATAAGGACCACATCGTTCCCGTCGTCAACGGGCGGTTTCTGCATATGATGTTAAAGCGCTCTCGTTTGAAAATTATTCACGGCGCGGGGCATTTGTTCTTACTGACCCGCCGCCAAGAAACCATTGATATGATCCGCGATTTCTTTGGAGAGCCCGAAGTCCATGTTGACGTTGAACCCGTCTTGCTACCCTCTGTGAAAGAGACTTATGTTGGATGGCATCATTAG
- a CDS encoding TetR/AcrR family transcriptional regulator, whose translation MAERSKTKEKILRTALGLFNNEGESQVSSVDIASVMGISPGNLYYHYKGKDEIITALFEDFDDEIRMVLKAPVNAPLSLPDNWVYLYIIFEEIFDFRFFYKNLSELIARNPELRARFSRLLALKEQTAYALLNTLREAGHLEFEEGEASALSQRLAQHFTFWLQYHDLRYNMASPKSLIDQGVFSALVMIIPYLTRDDGFSSRLEQFLQGQG comes from the coding sequence GTGGCAGAGCGTTCTAAGACCAAAGAAAAAATACTGCGCACGGCGCTAGGCCTGTTTAATAATGAAGGCGAAAGCCAGGTCAGCTCTGTGGATATTGCCTCTGTCATGGGCATTAGCCCCGGCAATCTTTATTATCATTACAAGGGCAAAGACGAAATTATAACCGCCCTATTTGAGGATTTCGATGATGAAATTCGTATGGTGCTCAAAGCTCCCGTCAACGCCCCGCTTAGCTTGCCTGATAATTGGGTCTATCTTTACATCATATTTGAAGAAATTTTTGATTTCCGGTTTTTTTATAAAAACCTCTCAGAGTTAATTGCAAGGAACCCTGAACTCCGCGCACGTTTTTCACGGCTTTTAGCCCTCAAAGAGCAAACCGCTTATGCGCTGCTGAATACGTTGCGGGAGGCGGGGCATTTAGAATTTGAAGAGGGCGAAGCATCCGCCTTGTCGCAACGGCTCGCACAGCATTTTACATTCTGGCTGCAATATCATGATCTGCGGTATAATATGGCGTCGCCTAAATCCCTAATTGACCAAGGCGTGTTTTCAGCGCTGGTCATGATTATTCCTTACCTTACCCGAGATGATGGTTTTTCAAGCCGTTTAGAACAATTCTTACAAGGCCAAGGGTAA
- a CDS encoding phasin family protein — MSGTDKNTPDNKASDKREQSESRSTGEAARRILLAGIGAYGRAFMEAQEALKDVRGKSSDVFDELVQKGEMMEMAFEHKSKQVTEQVSKQVRDKASIPNLQLDDRIKKMRSRLMGGTKGALSGDDGFDTESLSTRLDTVEAKLDKVLALLDPPKAKKAAPKKTTATKTVRTVKTEKMPSKTPPKTPKGKKS; from the coding sequence ATGAGCGGAACTGATAAAAACACACCCGATAATAAAGCCTCCGATAAACGTGAGCAAAGCGAGAGCCGCTCAACTGGCGAAGCAGCGCGGCGCATATTGCTCGCTGGCATTGGGGCTTATGGCCGTGCTTTTATGGAAGCCCAAGAAGCGTTGAAAGACGTGCGCGGAAAATCCAGCGATGTCTTTGACGAACTTGTCCAAAAAGGCGAGATGATGGAAATGGCCTTTGAGCACAAATCCAAGCAAGTCACGGAACAGGTTTCTAAGCAAGTCCGCGATAAAGCATCTATCCCCAATCTTCAGCTTGATGACCGGATTAAAAAAATGCGGTCACGCCTAATGGGTGGCACAAAAGGCGCTTTAAGTGGCGACGACGGCTTTGACACTGAAAGCCTTTCAACCCGTCTTGATACCGTTGAAGCTAAATTGGATAAGGTGCTTGCCTTGCTCGATCCGCCCAAAGCGAAAAAGGCCGCTCCGAAAAAGACAACGGCCACTAAAACGGTACGGACGGTAAAGACAGAAAAAATGCCGTCAAAAACGCCGCCCAAAACGCCCAAGGGCAAAAAGTCCTAA
- a CDS encoding alpha/beta fold hydrolase: MALTPESVGQKASETPTAVNSLVGFRRGEVVKSIGLLAGYAAKQPRPFAKHLRNYGKEMLEIAKGTSELAPHAKDRRFKDPTWSENPLYKRGLQSWLAMRRELNGWIADSGMHPADQSRAQFVLDLVVDSLAPTNTLLGNPAAMKKLYETGGRSLLKGLQNAYDDLRHNGGMPSQVDGRPFKVGENLATSKGAVVYKDEMLELLQYEPTTDEVYKTPILIIPPQINKFYANDLAPNKSIVRFLASRGYQVFAVSWRNPTRQHSHWGLENYVQALIEATDVMRKICRVQRINISGACSGGITMALLLSELAARGDNRVNSFTQMVCVLDGKKTDSEVGLFVTDGAIEAARKNSRKKGILSGEELSRSFAWMRPNDLIWNYVVNNYLLGEDPPPFDVLFWNNDSTNLPAQLHSDYLDIFSDKRFRADSEVEFMGHIVDLKSVTQDGFMVAGVTDHITPWKACYRNIGLFGGQIDFVLSNSGHLQALLNPPGNPKSQYFISDDYPETADEWMGKAKPVQDSWWPRWDSFLSERSGELKKSPRSLGSKNYPPLVKAPGEYVFT; encoded by the coding sequence ATGGCACTCACACCAGAATCAGTTGGGCAAAAAGCATCAGAGACACCGACAGCCGTCAATTCGCTTGTTGGTTTCCGGCGCGGCGAAGTTGTGAAATCTATAGGCCTTTTGGCGGGATATGCCGCCAAGCAACCGAGACCCTTTGCCAAGCATTTACGCAATTACGGCAAAGAAATGCTGGAAATCGCCAAAGGCACATCAGAACTCGCTCCACATGCCAAAGACCGCCGTTTTAAAGACCCGACATGGTCAGAAAACCCACTTTATAAACGTGGCCTGCAAAGCTGGCTGGCTATGCGCCGCGAACTTAACGGCTGGATAGCCGATAGCGGTATGCATCCTGCGGATCAATCACGCGCGCAATTTGTTTTGGATCTTGTCGTTGATAGCCTTGCGCCGACAAATACATTATTAGGCAACCCTGCTGCCATGAAAAAGCTCTATGAGACGGGGGGACGCAGCCTGCTGAAAGGGTTGCAAAATGCCTATGACGATTTACGGCATAATGGCGGTATGCCCAGCCAAGTTGATGGCCGCCCGTTCAAAGTCGGAGAAAATCTGGCAACGTCCAAAGGTGCGGTTGTTTATAAAGATGAAATGCTGGAGTTGTTACAATATGAGCCAACAACAGATGAGGTGTATAAGACACCTATCTTAATTATTCCGCCGCAGATTAATAAATTTTACGCCAATGACTTAGCGCCCAATAAATCGATTGTGCGCTTCCTTGCTTCACGCGGATATCAAGTTTTTGCCGTATCATGGCGTAATCCAACGCGGCAACACAGCCATTGGGGGCTTGAGAATTATGTCCAAGCCTTAATCGAGGCCACAGATGTCATGCGCAAAATTTGTCGTGTGCAACGCATCAATATTTCAGGGGCCTGTTCGGGCGGCATTACCATGGCCCTCCTATTATCAGAGCTTGCTGCGCGCGGGGACAACCGCGTCAATAGCTTTACTCAAATGGTCTGTGTGCTGGACGGCAAGAAGACCGATAGCGAAGTTGGTCTATTTGTGACGGATGGCGCCATTGAAGCCGCACGCAAGAACAGTCGTAAAAAAGGGATTTTGTCGGGCGAAGAGCTGTCACGGTCTTTTGCTTGGATGCGGCCGAATGACCTTATTTGGAATTATGTCGTCAATAATTACCTACTCGGCGAAGACCCGCCGCCCTTTGACGTGTTATTTTGGAATAACGACAGCACGAATTTGCCTGCGCAGCTACATTCTGATTATCTTGATATTTTCTCTGACAAGCGTTTCCGCGCGGACAGCGAAGTCGAGTTTATGGGCCATATCGTTGACCTTAAATCTGTCACACAAGACGGCTTCATGGTTGCAGGCGTTACGGATCACATTACTCCGTGGAAAGCGTGCTACCGCAATATTGGGCTGTTTGGCGGGCAAATTGATTTTGTCCTATCCAATTCAGGCCATTTACAGGCCCTGCTGAACCCGCCGGGCAATCCAAAATCTCAATATTTCATATCTGACGATTACCCCGAAACAGCCGATGAGTGGATGGGCAAAGCAAAGCCCGTACAGGACTCCTGGTGGCCACGGTGGGATAGCTTTTTATCCGAGCGCTCTGGTGAGCTTAAAAAATCACCGCGTAGCCTTGGCAGCAAAAACTACCCACCCTTGGTGAAAGCGCCTGGGGAATACGTCTTTACCTAG